A genomic region of Bactrocera dorsalis isolate Fly_Bdor chromosome 3, ASM2337382v1, whole genome shotgun sequence contains the following coding sequences:
- the LOC105222908 gene encoding uncharacterized protein LOC105222908: protein MERGASGSSHHHQHAAAASTAAAGHSYMTHHGAAIPADLDYEYNTPGKSSFDNPATKKKPPKLKAISRSLSMAIDNYAPPMGGGGGGGTGSPPTMMLDDTMIVEQPLIHRSASPLPLRSAPPQTLAIPTHQMHGDGSRVVSPALSARQQHHQQQQQHSLHTFQNMVAHARHQQQQQQQQQQHQHHSSSTSSPTSHAVSPLPVRVPLAHQPDIYLVSSSSLGEDVGALGGGIRGGSSSPIQFIDDYMLPPSSSSHRHTVSATHPLKKNMFRRSDTIDVHPASTFQMKKTHSFHAQQDSAATMDQMLLSAAAAASQGSSASSSRRTSSVRGNFLMPGHPSGASAGKELSRSPSPSRRGCRSHRSFNDPGRRPSIKPESVVESQIRHPSLNDELMESLEGRTAASLFPQQNLSLENELFVESRSRSNSSTKMEDIGMEVAAAQRAAAVLLARKSSGSFEDGSGAAVMTHGGTHPPSASSSSLKKRGEHPHTRQHSSQSLELDARPSTSAAAAAAAAVHGHSPHALQLHSAAAAATAAYHFKRGAQHGRSLYLSPNNLEELQVHQRPSVLAAAAAFQGTNASASVKQAKALHSASMRLRTYRETLSATKKSKSFIGDSAYPPTAVTGNEFELTSPHRRNSRPLSSAVGGTVEDIKRSPRPLALTPTSATAATAFMEEKRPSFERKPSLTYELSDAAFEQVLRPFHHKVAGRKASMSGAQAHKALKKKSLSDETDEDEEAHRKRKRIVCIVMTVFFCLACASVLVVVLTLTHSSSHTTHHPGPSKKIHSMSRETPVHYNVRQESERLLKESLDRARSNKNATEAAAHLALQQIP, encoded by the exons ATGGAGCGCGGCGCCAGCGGTAGTAGTCACCATCATCAACATGCTGCCGCCGCCTCCACCGCTGCTGCTGGCCACAGTTACATGACCCACCACGGCGCCGCCATCCCTGCTGACCTTGATTACGAGTACAATACGCCGGGCAAGTCGTCCTTTGACAATCCCGCCACCAAGAAAAAGCCACCCAAACTGAAAGCCATCAGTCGTTCGCTATCGATGGCCATCGACAATTATGCGCCACCTAtgggtggtggcggtggtggtggcacCGGCTCACCACCCACAATGATGCTGGATGACACGATGATTGTCGAACAACCACTAATACATCGTTCCGCCTCACCGCTGCCGTTGCGTTCGGCGCCGCCACAAACGTTGGCGATACCGACGCATCAAATGCATGGCGATGGTAGTCGCGTCGTCTCGCCCGCGCTGTCGGCGCGTCAGCAACAtcaccagcaacagcaacaacacagccTACATACGTTTCAAAATATGGTGGCGCATGCGcgacatcaacaacaacaacaacagcagcagcagcaacaccaaCATCATTCGAGTTCGACTAGCTCGCCGACATCGCATGCGGTTAGCCCGTTGCCGGTGCGCGTACCATTGGCACATCAGCCGGACATCTACTTGGTCAGCAGCAGTAGTCTGGGCGAAGATGTGGGCGCGCTCGGTGGTGGTATACGTGGCGGCAGCAGTTCGCCAATACAATTCATCGATGACTATATGCTGCCGCCGTCGTCGTCGTCTCATCGACATACGGTCAGCGCTACGCACCCGCTTAAAAAGAATATGTTTCGACGCTCAGACACAATTGACGTACATCCGGCTTCCACTTTTCAGATGAAGAAAACCCATTCGTTTCACGCACAACAAGATTCCGCCGCCACAATGGATCAGATGCTGTTGTCCGCAGCAGCGGCAGCGTCGCAAGGCTCATCGGCGTCCTCGAGTAGACGTACAAGTTCGGTGCGCGGCAATTTTCTTATGCCCGGACATCCCAGCGGTGCTAGTGCCGGCAAAGAGTTGAGTCGTTCGCCATCGCCTAGTCGCCGCGGTTGTCGTTCACATCGTTCGTTCAACGATCCCGGACGGCGACCCAGCATCAAACCGGAGTCGGTTGTCGAATCGCAAATACGACATCCATCGCTCAATGACGAACTTATGGAATCGCTGGAGGGTCGTACAGCCGCATCGCTATTTCCACAACAGAATCTATCATTAGAAAACGAGCTCTTCGTCGAATCACGTTCGCGCAGCAATAGCAGCACAAAAATGGAGGATATCGGCATGGAAGTGGCAGCCGCACAACGCGCCGCAGCTGTTTTACTGGCGCGTAAGAGTTCGGGCTCCTTCGAAGATGGCAGCGGCGCAGCAGTCATGACACATGGTGGCACGCACCCGCCCTCAGCGTCGTCGAGCAGCCTCAAGAAGCGCGGCGAACATCCACATACACGTCAGCATAGCTCACAAAGCCTAGAATTGGATGCACGCCCATCAACCTCCgcggcagcagcagccgcaGCTGCAGTACATGGTCACTCACCGCACGCGCTGCAACTGCATAGCGCCGCTGCCGCAGCCACGGCCGCCTATCACTTTAAACGCGGCGCACAACACGGACGCTCACTCTACCTATCGCCAAACAACCTCGAAGAGCTGCAAGTACATCAACGGCCCAGCGTACTTGCCGCAGCCGCCGCCTTTCAGGGCACCAACGCCAGCGCCAGCGTCAAACAGGCGAAAGCATTGCATAGCGCCAGCATGCGTTTACGCACCTACCGCGAAACACTGAGCGCGACCAAGAAATCGAAGAGTTTCATTGGCGATAGCGCCTACCCACCCACCGCTGTGACGGGCAACGAGTTTGAGCTCACATCACCCCACCGACGCAACAGTCGTCCATTGTCCAGTGCGGTCGGCGGCACGGTAGAGGACATCAAGCGTAGTCCACGTCCGTTGGCGTTGACGCCAACCTCCGCTACGGCAGCCACCGCCTTTATGGAGGAGAAACGTCCCTCATTCGAACGTAAACCGTCGCTGACGTACGAACTCAGCGATGCCGCCTTCGAACAAGTGCTACGTCCATTCCATCACAAAGTAGCAGGACGCAAGGCGTCGATGAGTGGCGCTCAAGCGCACAAGGCGCTCAAGAAGAAGTCGCTCAGCGACGAAACGGACGAAGATGAGGAGGCGCATCGCAAGCGTAAACGTATCGTTTGCATTGTGATGACAGTGTTTTTCTGCTTGGCGTGCGCCAGCGTACTCGTCGTGGTGTTGACGTTAACACACTCTTCCAGTCATACGACACACCATCCGGGACCGAGCAAGAAGATACACTCAATGTCGCGCGAGACACCAGTACATTATAACG TACGCCAAGAGAGTGAACGCCTACTCAAGGAGTCGTTGGATCGTGCGCGCTCCAACAAAAATGCCACGGAAGCAGCGGCGCATTTAGCATTACAACAAATTCCATAA